The DNA sequence ctggcaccatctcgcggcccccagtttgaaaaccactgggctAAGAGATGCACTGGCAATACTAAACAGCTAATTTAGCAAGTCAGATAGAGAGTGACAGAATCACATCACATAAACTTAACTTTACTGCTGACATGACATCAAACTTGAAGAGAATACAAGTTTACCTGATTGTTTCTCGCGTTTAACTCTCATTTTatttcctttttcttttttcaggGCCAGATGGATAGCTCCGCTTCATATTGTCATCTCAGTCAGTAAACATTAACACGCGCTGTAAAACAGGAGGGCCTTACGTAATTTTCAGGGCCCTATGCAGTCTGCGTGGTACGCGTATAGGGCCGATCGGCTCTGTGTAGATAGcctacttaaaggattagttcacttaatttaaatggtcatatacctaaacttgttttaaacctgtatgagcttctttcttctgctgaacacaaaaaagaaaagagttaagaatgTCGGTAACCAAAATCAGTTGATGGATCCCAATTGACTTCATATGTAGGAACAAAATAACATGCAGTCAATAGGGTTCATCAACTTtctgcactctcagaaataaaggtacaaaactgtaccttttctgtcactggggctgtaccctttcaaaaagtacagctttgcacctaaggatttcattttagtacctctgaggtacatcTGGGACAAAAGAgagcatattagtacttcaaaaatacatattagtatttcaaaggtacatattggtactaaataTTTACATACCTGTACCTAATGGTCCATACAATTACCTTAAAGGGTGCTGACCCACTGACAGCTAAtgtacatattttgactttGTTTCTAACAATATAGGTCCTAAAGGTACGGTAATCTACCCAAAATTGTATTCTGTTTTTTAGGCATGTAAAGGTACCAAACGGAAACatagggtacagccccagtgacagaaaggGTACagatttgtacctttatttctgacagtgtggctactaagattcttcaaaatattttattttgtgttcagcagaagaaaaactcatacaggtttgaaataactctaggatgagtaaattatgacaatttatttaaagtgaactattctGGAACAGAACTGTGTTGTCTAATCcatgcaaaatacaaaaaattaatattgtCTATATTAGAGCACGTGGCATTGCACACGATTTTGGGAACCatgcttaatattttctaaacccgtatttattttcatttgaattttctGATTGGCCCCCATGACTGGTTCTTGGTCCCCCCTGTGCCCccccatttataaaatcctggaatCGCCCCTGGCTGCAGCACAATTTGTAATATATCTTTTACGATGCCTCTCCATGGGTGCTCTGTTAATAGCAGATAGTAACTCTCTCCCTTAGATGGTAAGAATGTCTGTCTTAGATGTTTGGCACTCCCATGCTGAGGCAGCATTTGTGGTAGGATTATGTTATTTTTGTTATAACATATATTTGTTATAACGTATATTTGGACGTTTCGGGTCTTGTTCTTCTAAGACCTCTTGAGCCCACAAGGCAAACTGGACGTGTCATTTTTGGATGATTTCCCTAAGGAAGCCTATTGTTCAGTATGCTTGCTCCAGCCTATCAACCTCATGCAGCTTTGGTGGGCTCAAGATCATATTTACTACTCTTGATAAGGACAACATATCACTTACAGCATCATAAGCCATAAGAGGCTTGACAGGTGCAGTGGCACTGTCTGAGGCCAACACAGATGCCATGCTTTGTGGCTGCAGGACCTAGTCCCAAGTTGGCCATGGCACCGCAATATGCACATAGTTAGTCTTTTCTGATGTGCCACCATTGCTTCAGCCCTTGGTCAGACCTGCAATTCCAACAGTTCAAATTCATGTTGGAATCTGGCATGCATCGGCATATCAACTGCCTAGAGCTGTTGACACCTTTTACCCTGCAGAGGTTTCTGACATTGATTTAGGGCAAGCATGTGTTGGTGTGGTTGGACAACACTGCAAAAGTAGCTTACTTGAACCtagggtgaccagatgagaTTGCCTGAAATTCGGGATGGGGATCAGACGTAAAGGGGGGGTGTTCATCCAAtaatagtttaatttattaattttatttaataataaaagatcatattaatataagtacatatgcatataaataaattgatataatATGTATTTagaagtattttattttatacttcatactagatcatccaataatagttttctttactttacttaataataaaaaagaatgaatttcaaactgaatTTTCTGaactaatcatatttttataaatataattactagggccgggactcgattaaaaaaatttatctaattaattagaggctttgtaattaattaatcgaaattaatcacattttaatcacatataaatatttgacctgagaacattgagaagttattttttcacatggatttttagtataccatgaatactgactgaatacataagcttaagcaacaaaacattgtttatttttgttcaaccaagtcgttaCTTGGAGTCAGGCTaacgtccacgctagctgctatatgttttgcattgagatgatacttgaggctcgatgtgctgcggtgatatgtgaattccttgttgcatagcttacacacaaccatgctcttatcgacgcttccatccattcttttttattaaaaaaaaattcccatccacggggccaaccaaagcgatctcatcagcttcttcattcatgttcactgtggtttgttgttgtctgaagtcatgaacgctagatggtgctccagtataatcggtctgccgaaactcatccaatgagaaaagttccgcggtgcaaaaataagtgtgattaaaatgcgttaaaaatgtttaacgcgttattttttgtgtaattaattaatcttaattagcGTGTTAAAGTCCCAGCCCTAATAATTACATATGcgtataaatttatataatagAAGTATTTTTTGAACAAAGTGCCTCGCCCTTAACCAATCTGACTCCTTCACGTGACTGACTGTCACTGCCTGCACTTTCAACTGTCCTCATGGCTGCTGCAACTTTCGCTCTCTTGATCTActcaataaaacaaaaaggtcctattgtctttgtgcatatagatgaattagataaattaatagaaacaatacaacGTCAGCATATTTCGCAGAGGTTTTAACTGCTGCCAGCACTCCTGTGCCTTTTTCAGTGCATAATCTTAATGCGCGCCTACAGTATAAAAAAACAAgatgctgcagccaatgagcagccggcGGGGGCTGGCTGCAGGATGACTCAACCTCCTCGCTCATGTTTTCTCAGACTATAACTACTCAAGACTTtgcggagatcattcagcagcataaaagaatatcacgtcatatgctcatttgagcttataataaacaaaaatgcccatgcatcatcccaacaagatatatcgttcagctccttaaAGCGGgggttttaaaggggacattccacaagacgtttttaagatattaaataaatctttgatgtccccaaagtacatatgtgaagttttagctcaaaataccatataggtcatttattgtggcatgttaaaataagCACTTTATGGGTCTGTGCAAAAATGcactgtttttgtgtgtatccttttaaatccaaatgagctgctcaggtgggtggagtctcaagcgctcgtGTATCAAgagggagattctctcacgaaagaagttagtaaGCGATGTTCAGCATTAgatatttgaacaagttttaaaagtcaatcatctgttttatgcatactaaatacatgtttatcagcagatggggaacatcgtggaataaaaataaagacttttaggtctcatgctgccagtgttttaaataggcacaatgattttcagcatgttacaataaaatacacttccacaaacactcagaagtttactttttgaccaaaccacacaagcacatttaaatgatctgtaataaaacaacacgtttaatgcttaaactagCATtactcactcgctctctctctctcactcactctctctctcttgcactaaggtaacattaatcctttagaacgttaattcaacCTTTAGAAAgaccattaaaactacaagttataagattgtaggctactgtttgtgtttgagggaatacaaacgcgtcgtgctgacagtcattctttctctctgtctctcgcaCTCGTGAGGCCGCTTCATGGTTGGAACGCGCAAATGAAGGGAcagtatcattataataagatccccttaatACGTCATGGGGGGAGTGAAATCCAAATGACCTttatattcacatgcttgcagagagagcctaaCCAAAATAAAGTTACAgtgttgctatttttcatgttttctgggttggtagaagcactggggacccgattatagcacttaaacatggaaaaagtctgattttcatggaatgtcccctttaaatgcatattaaaaatcatgatgagaaatgtctgaaaactggattaaagcagagatcagggagctcgtcaaatgactaatgaagctgagatcattcaccagcatagaacggTGCGTCATgcgctcctttatagtcttatcataagCAAAAATGCATGCGAGTGGTttttggagagagaaataataaataatatgcaaacttcagacgctgcatAGAAGGACTTCAAACAGCTCAcatgtctttccgggaccttgcagatgccggcaaatcattggcagtgtgaatgaacaaaaaaatcaaagatcccggaaaaatccaggatgcattttccgtgtattttctgcaatgtctgtgtgaaaagggctataaACTGCCAATGCAGTTTGTGATCCCTTTACGTGTCACAGCTCAGCCACCACTTCCTCCTTTTGAGTCAGCACAGGCTGTGTGCCACTCATATCCTGGGCAACCTCAAGCAGGCAGGGAACTCTTCAGATAGAGTGGCGACTCCATCCTAAAATGGTCCAGCTCATCTGGAGTTGGTTCACAGAGGCACAAGTGGACCTTTCTGCCTCTGAAAACCTCCTATTGCCCGCTCTTGTACTCCTTGACTGAAGCCCGCTTCGGCATGAATGCCTTAGCACACAGCTGGCCCCAGGGTCTTTGCAAAAACACATGTCCCTAAGTGCACCTCTCAGGAGAGTTCCCTCTTAGGTGAACCATTAATTTGACATATTTCCACATCTAACCTTCCATTTAGTAGGCTATGGTCTCTGCGATATCTTGAATAAAAGCAAATTTTTAGCTTTTTCAATATGCATGGGAAGTTCACACTTCTGTCCCCCCTGGGTGAGTTCTTATTGGGCTTCAGTGTTATCAACAAAGCAAAAGCCTGCAATAGCATTATCTGCTTGTTAGCTCCTGCTTTGCCTGCAAATGTGTTTCTGCAGTTGTGGCGCTTATTATAGAGACCCTGTCATTGACCCAACATCGAGTGAGTGAAAGAAAGGGCATTTCTCAGAAATGACTGAAACTTCTGTTTCCTGATGATGGGAATGAGACATTGTGTCCCTCTTGTCACCACATGCCAGGTTTATCTCGGCTCCTAAGCCCAAATGAATGATTGGTACATGCCCTCCCCTTTTAATACCAAGAAACTCTGGCATGCAAGTTCCACTTGCCTTATTTTATTGGTGAGTTTTAGAAAGCAGCAGAGTGCTTGGTCTCCCAAGTGCAAatcaataaaatgttacataatcgACACAACATCTCGTTTCTTCAATCAGGGAACAGAGGTTTCAGTCATAACCAAGATGGTTtcagttaaagcaacaccatgtagtttccatgtaaaaatgacttacagctcccctatgtggttgaaaagcgcaacagtgcctggtatcagacactcttctgcaggcagggggaggggtggggctgtgtttcctaccctccaccgccactttcagagtgtgcttgtagcagctaggaggctgctcaggttgcagcaacagtacaatttgtccagttaaaagttgttctatcactgaaataattttagagacattatttaaaggtaaaaaactacatagtgttgctttaagccaTGTATAGTTTGTGCCTAAACATAacattttacaatgttttttacattatagaATCCAAATAAAGCCAAATGAAgccaaattaaaataataataatacatcaTAGTCAATCAAGGAGGAGTGCAGCACTGAACAAAACACCAGCAGTTTACAAATGGTACCGTGCTACAGATTAACATAGAGACATAGCAATATCCAACATAATTAATAAGGAGCATACTGAATAAGTTTACATGGATGCAGATAAGCAAAAACTGAGGCAAGAAGCAGATGTTCCACAGTAGCGATGCCATGCCATGAGTGTTAAAAATGCTTTGTTAGCAAGAACCTCCCCCAAGTCCATCACAAGGTAAGAGttcaaaagataaaaaatacacacaaaagcACATTGTGAGACATTTTTGTTGCTGCATCTTGTTTGGTCAAGGGACAGAAGCCAAGAAAATCCTCTCTTAACTCTAGGTTTTCTTCCTCCTCATTAATGTAAAGAACACATCTGGACATATTTTCAGTCCCAATTTCATGGACTCATCAGCTAATACAGTGAAGTACCTAGCTGTCTGTGTCTCTTTAATTAGGGTCTCTCTGATGTCCTCTGCACAACATTTAATAAGCTTATTCTGAATGGTGGGGGACAGGTTAATTGCATGTGTGGGTGCAGTTTGCATGTGTTGCTTTAGGGCTAGATCAAGATGTTTTCTCCGATTAAAGAAGTAGCCAACCCCAAAACTGTGGTCTAATGACTTTTTTATAGTAGAAATATAAATTACTATAGTCAAGTCAATGGAGaccatttttggttgaactactTTAACAAAGTGGTTGAAGTTTCCATTCTCACTGTCGCCCTCCTAGGTCCCACAGAATGCTTCATTTTACTGGCCAAGACACACATAGAAAGAAGGCTGTTATGGTTGGCAATGAcctttttttatcatatttatgGCTGATAACTGAACTTATGTCCTATATTTTTCCTTGGATTACAAAAATGAGGTTTTCTGGATTTTAAGCCTTGTTTGCATTtctcagtccctccagaaaaacgtgattgtgCAATCGCGCAatacattgcataatcagccaaagtccacatttatgcggggctgcattttttccaaatacgacgcactttcgccgcattaattacatatttccgtgcacaaaatatgcggggcttgcatgatttcataatctctgcattttcgtagcaaaaagtcacatatatattaacagaaagttgaaaaatgttgaatttacttcccaaaagcgcagccgtgtcctctattgccatgggaacgttatgaagtgacgtgattatgtgacgtgaacatccttgcagcttttgcaagtttccgaagtttttgcaagttccgcaattttcgcaaattcccgcaattccatcgcataaatatcccgcatattccatcgcattttttaagaaaacgtgccgcaaaatctaggatttttgcccgcaagaatcacaaaaaaactccatGTTTTTCTGAAAGGACTGATTTCTTTAGGTTTCTGGCATGTCTGCCAGTTCAGAAAGCTGAACAGAAAACATACAGCTGGTTTGTTATGGGCTGTCAAAagttgaccagctttgccaggcggGGAGGACCAGCTACAACTACGGGCTCTCTAGAGCAGTTGTCTTtatagggctactgtagaaacatgacggcgacttATTTGAATGCAGTAAAACAGCACAGtttattttgtaaggtctttatacaccactgataatatagtcatgtatattacattgcatttttgtcaagaaatccttctaaaattacacaatgcacctttaaccagctaaaaccaggttGGAGACCAGCTTTTTAGAAGGGTAGCTATTTTAACCAATAAGTTCTTGGTTTCAtatttgaagaaaatgtccAAGAGCAGCAAAAATATCTTGCAATCATTTGTGCTAGATGTGTAACGGTCTAAACTGACAAAGAGTCCAACAAGACTTTATAGGGGTAAACCTTAGCATATGTTGGAGAGAGGGGCCAAGTCACAGGGCAAATATAGAATGTAAAGCCTATTTTAGGCATGGTCTATATTTATCTGTTATTTGGCAAATAGACTATATAGGGGTTAACCTTAGCATATGTTGGAGAGGGTGGCTAAGTAACAGGGCAAAGATAGAATTCAAAGTCTGTTTTAAGCATGGTCTATATTTATCTTTTATTTGGCAAATAGGCACTTGTAATGTGgaatgttattttttgtttgctgtGTGTTATGGTGAGCAGTAGCTCATTATCATTTAAAGAGACATTTACCTAATTGGCTCTGTTCGCTATAAACATagctgtttttaacaatgttaaagggacagtaagaagggttttaagtgtttattaatcaaaattCATAATTcaatttattcataaatatgtacctgttggtgtcaaatgacctctgcaaGTGATCTGACtattctttgtaagcttagaatttcttctctttaatTACATTGAAGGGGTAAgcccaaggaggcttccatgccATTCCGACATATTGATAAACTGTAATAGCAGAGAgtcacaaaaagcactagcctaccaacatGTTTCCACAAAACGCtctcattcagaacacgtgaactaggTGAAACGAACAAGGAGATTACATAACAGCTATCGTAGTTGcgacacgcatttggaaaagcgaggcgctagagagcactattcgtttgaatgcaaaatacaatttcaccactagatggggtaaatcctacttattgtccctttaaaggttgTTTTTTTACACAACCACTAAGAATTTTTAACCAAAGTATGTTACTGACATTTCCTGAAGACTCTAAAGAATCATACAAACTGGCATCTGATACTCCCTTTAAAGCAGTGGCTCTCAATCCcggtcctggaggcccactgctctgcacattttgtatgtctctcttatctGACAGACAATGAGATCTCTgttaatgagctgatgatttgaatcaggtgtgttaaacaAGGGAgaaatacaaaatgtgcagagcagcgggcctccaggaccaggacCGAGAACCACCGCCccaaagcaacactaaagacttattgctctttgctccaaGCGTAATTGTTCGttaccactgtcataaatactgcagcatagctggctctgattggattgtaggtctgccgtaaagcaagtttttgtagttttcactcgaactacaggaccactacccgacgcttggaaacttctttagtgcggttttggccgatagagggctgcaaagcgaatgtgaaagtgccgttcaccctgttttgagtggatgaaccactgaaacttttttggaaacgttattttaaggtaaaaaaaaaaactctttggtgttgctttaaaaaatagAGACCATTGATAGTTTTTGCATTCAGCACCAGAATACTTTAATATGTAACAGCTTTTACATTAAGTGAAGACTGTAAGCTTGttttgatgtaaaaaaaaatctgttatcAATAAATTGCTTATATTTGTTTGTGACCAACTCACTATAAAAGGAATCTAGGAAACATCTATAATAAATAACTGTTTAgtaacaatgtttaaaaaaaaccaaGACAGACATTAACTGTACATATACTGACAAACAGCATAAAGCAATCAATAGAGGTTTTACAGCAACcgattttaaattaaaacaaagtaTCATAATTGGTAGATGTTAGGTTAATGAGAAACATTTacagttttatacattttagcaTTCTGAGGAATGTCACTATACTGTTCAACAGTTCTATACTGTACTGTTCAACAGTAAGCATTGTATCCAATATGCTTATTCAAAAATGAATTGGCATTCTTTGCCCTTACAGAAAGAAAATATATAGTTAGATATGAAGGGTCAATATTATactgaaataattttcagtATTAATAGATTAGAATTATAGGTAATTATATAGAATACTACATTGTCATAATATAttacaattttcttaaaaatacataaGGAATTGCCGCTTTCCATATGAGGAATACATGGTAACATATATCGTGCATATGTAAATATGTATTAgcaatatataaacacattttaaggaaaatatatatttatatataatatttgtaaatatataaatattggcTCCACAAATTGATTCTACAATATATAGATAAACAAATATGAATATACAGCCTCGGGAAAAAAATAAGAGACTATTTCAATGGTCCctttcagtttttcaaaatttaCCATTTATAGGtatgtgtttaagtaaaattataatttttgtttcattccGTCAACTACAGacaacatttctgccaaattcttaataaaaatgttttcatttgtatatatttactaaaaaattgAAATGGGGAACACATGGTCAAAATAACACAAAGATGCAGCATTTTCAGATCTTCAATACTGCAGAGAAAACAAGCTAAAATTCATTTCTCAACAACAAAATGCTaatgtttttaaacatattttagacaaaattaagttttttttaaaaccctGATTTTTATTCACagctttcatgtgtcttgtgatGCTTTCAGTCTTTCACAACAGACACTGGACTACAATGGTCACAATACATCTAGAAAGGATAATTAAAGTCAAAACTGGAgtggtctcttaattttttccatggctgtatatcttgcaatatatacatacacacatacatgaaaCATAACATAGCACATTTTACATAGCGTTCATGAAAACAGACGCAAGTAATGCTGTCTTCACAACGCTTTAACATATTCAGACCAAACTTGGTACATGTCATCACAAGTGTAACATGCTAGATGTAGCCTTATGATTTGTGCAGCATTGTGATTTAGCATTTGAACAGCTTTCGCAAATATCTTTCGACCGCTAATTAAATTTGGTGGTGCTTAGATAATTTtgcttaaaataacttttgcttaatttacttaaataaacaCATGCTGTACAGATGTAGTattgtttttgtcttattgcTAATGTGGGCATGGTTTGTGGTTGATGTTGGATGTAAACGGAGTATAGTTTTATGCATAATTGTTGTTGTGCTCTAGCCGTGTTACCATAGTGGACACCAGCCTCACAAGTTGCTCCGCCCTTTGTTTGCCTGTATGCAGAACTTCCTCATGATTGGCTTTTTCCTCACTGTCATAGTCCATCACTGCCTTATTAGTTATCAAAGACAGAGCAAAGACCCGCATACCACAGTGACGTGCCACGATTACTTCATGGACAGTGCTCATACCTGAAACATACAAAAGTCCAGTTTTATTAAACAGATGCTAAAATAAGCCATTTAACATTCATTATATAACAGTATACTGACAGCCATGGTTAGAAATGCTGTGCAGCACCATAGAAGACTTTTGTCATaactatatttataatttttttcagatcACCCATACATCATGTCCTTTTAAGGATACCACATTACAGAAATGTCATGAAAATGTCATTATAAAGTAGTTACAACTTAGGCCTATGTTGAGGCTACATTGTGCAATTAACTAACAGTTAACTAATTACTAACAGTAACTGTAATAATTAACCATTTTTAACTGAAGACTGGAGGTTCAGTCATACCAACAGCATCAGCTCCCAGCTTGTGCAGCATGCGACACTCTGCAATGGTCTCAAATGAGGGTCCGCCAAGAACACAGTACACGCCCTCTTTCAGAAAGTCACTGTATCCGAGCTCTGAGCCCACATCCATCGCTAGCTGCTGAAGCTCCCGATCATATGCATCGGACATGCAGGGAAAACGTACGCCAAATCTAAAAGAGTtgatggtaaaaaaaaatagatgaaAAAAAGCTTACATAACACGAAACGTACAAAAGGAGCATGCAAGGAATTTCTGCTTGTCCAAACAAATCTCCATTATTGGGTTACAGGAAgtgctaaaataaataaaaacctaatAATATAAACTTGCCTATCATCATTGGGACCTGCCAGAGGGTTGTTTCCAGCAAATCCTGGCATGTTAAGATGATCTTTGATGATCATGATGTCTCCCACTTTATAGTCCTGATTCAAACCTCCAGCAGCATTGGTAAGAATCACAGTCTCCACACCCAGGAGTTTAAATATTCGCATTGGCATAGTAatctaaaataataaacacTTTCTTAGACAGTTACAGTACATAtatgttgcctacccctgcagTATAAGATTACGGTGTTAAGGCCATCTCCTGCTTTTCAAAGCATGGACATAccctgtgtaaatattggtaaCTTGGATCCATGGAACCCAACCATTTATCCTTATCCTCCAACGTACATGTACAACAATCTGAGCACCCCAACCTTTTGCATCCttcttttcatttgttttttgcCATTGCTTTGAGATGGAGCAAGTAAtattgaaaattattttacattagagaattttttttttttaattaaaaaaatctacatcCAATTTTAATTGGAACACATTCTGCATCTTTATATGACCTTGAAGCATATCAGATCATGCGCCCCCCTTTGAACCAAGTTGCGAACCACTGACTAGATggaccttaaaggaatagtctactcattttcaata is a window from the Misgurnus anguillicaudatus chromosome 21, ASM2758022v2, whole genome shotgun sequence genome containing:
- the pnp5a gene encoding purine nucleoside phosphorylase 5a; translation: MFPESSNGLGKYNYEDCQATADWLLSQTALRPLVGIVCGSGLGGLADMLKDQVVFDYSDIPNFPQSTVHGHAGRLVFGTLRGTPCICMQGRFHLYEGYPIQKITMPMRIFKLLGVETVILTNAAGGLNQDYKVGDIMIIKDHLNMPGFAGNNPLAGPNDDRFGVRFPCMSDAYDRELQQLAMDVGSELGYSDFLKEGVYCVLGGPSFETIAECRMLHKLGADAVGMSTVHEVIVARHCGMRVFALSLITNKAVMDYDSEEKANHEEVLHTGKQRAEQLVRLVSTMVTRLEHNNNYA